Proteins encoded by one window of Phenylobacterium soli:
- a CDS encoding DUF3309 family protein, whose amino-acid sequence MGLGTILIIILILALIGALPNWGYSRGWGYYPSGGLGLILVIIIVLVLMGRI is encoded by the coding sequence TTGGGCCTTGGCACCATCCTGATCATCATCCTGATCCTGGCCCTGATCGGCGCCCTGCCGAACTGGGGCTACAGCCGCGGCTGGGGCTACTACCCATCCGGCGGCCTCGGCTTGATCCTGGTGATCATCATCGTCCTGGTCCTGATGGGCCGGATCTAG
- a CDS encoding DUF983 domain-containing protein: MRETAHPIGPSVMRGLTGRCPSCGKGRLFWKYLKVSSRCEACDHDLARYPADDGPAYLTILVTGHLIVAPMLFFPIVWESNPLYSLPIILSALAAITLTALPRIKGGWIGLMYAIGVKDTEARFHTADAAD, from the coding sequence ATGCGTGAAACCGCTCATCCGATCGGCCCCTCGGTCATGCGGGGCCTGACGGGCCGCTGCCCCTCGTGCGGCAAGGGCCGGCTGTTCTGGAAGTACCTGAAGGTCTCCAGCCGCTGCGAGGCCTGCGACCACGACCTGGCGCGCTACCCAGCCGACGACGGCCCGGCCTATCTGACGATCCTCGTCACCGGCCACCTGATCGTCGCGCCGATGCTGTTCTTCCCGATCGTCTGGGAATCGAACCCGCTCTACTCGCTGCCGATCATCCTGTCGGCCCTGGCGGCGATCACCCTGACGGCCCTGCCGCGCATCAAGGGCGGCTGGATCGGCCTGATGTACGCCATCGGGGTGAAGGACACCGAGGCCCGCTTCCACACCGCCGACGCGGCCGACTGA
- a CDS encoding entericidin A/B family lipoprotein yields the protein MRKLIVLTAAAAALLVSACNTVEGLGRDVEAAGKAVTSTASDAKH from the coding sequence ATGCGCAAGCTGATCGTTCTGACCGCGGCCGCCGCCGCGCTGCTGGTCTCCGCCTGCAACACCGTCGAAGGCCTCGGGCGCGACGTGGAAGCCGCCGGCAAGGCGGTCACCTCCACGGCCTCCGACGCCAAGCACTAA
- a CDS encoding Mut7-C RNAse domain-containing protein — MCDEMLARLARLLRAAGYDTLLAADGGRDTPMLQQIKAEGRVLVTRDRRLAERAGPSAVLLSQDKTADQAAALAARLPIDWEHAPFTRCVIDNAPLREADEDEVGRMPADARALGGPYRACPSCGRLYWPGSHVKRMARQLHDLARMRPQA, encoded by the coding sequence ATGTGCGACGAGATGCTGGCGAGGCTGGCCCGTCTGCTGCGCGCGGCCGGCTACGACACCCTGCTGGCCGCCGACGGCGGCCGCGACACGCCGATGCTGCAGCAGATCAAGGCCGAGGGCCGGGTGCTGGTCACCCGCGACCGCAGGCTGGCCGAGCGGGCCGGACCTTCGGCCGTGCTGCTGAGCCAGGACAAGACGGCCGACCAGGCGGCGGCGCTCGCCGCGCGGCTGCCGATCGACTGGGAGCACGCCCCCTTCACCCGCTGCGTCATCGACAATGCGCCGCTGCGCGAGGCGGACGAGGATGAGGTCGGGCGCATGCCGGCGGACGCCCGGGCGCTCGGCGGGCCGTACCGCGCCTGCCCGTCGTGCGGCCGGCTCTACTGGCCGGGCAGCCACGTCAAACGAATGGCGCGCCAGCTCCACGATCTCGCCCGAATGCGCCCGCAAGCTTGA
- a CDS encoding DUF2784 family protein, which translates to MTALLGRAVLALHLLVIAFNVFGLVATPLGAWRGWVWVRVRWWRALHLVSLAAVAVQAVLGRACVLTLWQDALTGGGRADPLIMRTVNSLIYWPLPIWVFTGLYLAVFAYALWLWRVVRPR; encoded by the coding sequence ATGACCGCGTTGCTCGGCCGGGCGGTGCTGGCGCTCCACCTCCTGGTCATCGCCTTCAATGTCTTCGGCCTCGTGGCCACCCCGCTCGGCGCCTGGCGCGGCTGGGTCTGGGTGCGGGTGCGCTGGTGGCGGGCGCTGCACCTCGTTTCCCTGGCGGCGGTCGCGGTGCAGGCGGTCCTCGGCCGCGCCTGTGTCCTGACCCTGTGGCAGGACGCGCTCACCGGCGGCGGCCGCGCCGATCCCCTGATCATGCGGACCGTCAACAGCCTGATCTACTGGCCCCTGCCGATCTGGGTGTTCACCGGCCTCTATCTCGCGGTCTTCGCCTATGCGCTCTGGCTCTGGCGGGTGGTCCGGCCGCGCTGA
- a CDS encoding cupin domain-containing protein: MQTFKGAAFTAEAAWRGPNIAEIPDALVKLRWTDQPFEWHANTGEEVFVVLGGIVDMHVRGPDRAERVIVLEPGDILHIQKGEEHVAHPRGGAQILVVEGRDEA; encoded by the coding sequence ATGCAGACCTTCAAGGGGGCGGCCTTCACCGCCGAAGCCGCCTGGCGCGGCCCGAACATCGCCGAGATCCCGGACGCGCTCGTCAAGCTGCGCTGGACCGACCAGCCCTTCGAGTGGCACGCCAACACCGGCGAGGAGGTGTTCGTCGTTCTTGGCGGGATCGTCGACATGCATGTCCGCGGCCCGGACCGGGCGGAGCGCGTCATCGTCCTCGAGCCCGGCGACATCCTGCACATCCAGAAGGGCGAGGAACACGTCGCCCACCCCCGCGGCGGCGCCCAGATCCTGGTCGTCGAAGGGCGCGACGAGGCCTAG
- the lepA gene encoding translation elongation factor 4 produces MTTPLSKIRNFSIVAHIDHGKSTLSDRLIQETGALTQREMTEQVLDNMDIERERGITIKAQTVRLHYKADDGETYVLNLMDTPGHVDFAYEVSRSLAACEGSILVVDASQGVEAQTLANVYQAIDNNHEIVPVLNKIDLPAAEPERVRQQIEDVIGLDASDAVECSAKTGIGIHDVLEAVVKRLPPPKGDPDAPLKALLVDAWYDAYLGVIVLVRVFDGTLRAGQKIKMMQTGATYQIDRIGVFRPKRTDLEELGPGEVGFITAQIKEVAHAAVGDTITDERKPTDKPLAGFREVQPVVFCGLFPVDAAEFEDLRAAIGRLRLNDASFTYEMETSAALGFGFRCGFLGLLHLEIIQERLSREFDLDLIATAPSVVYRIKLTNGDEIELHNPADLPDPVKIEAISEPWIKATIFTPDEYLGGIIKLCQDRRGEQRELSYVGTRAMVVYDLPLNEVVFDFYDRLKSISKGYASFDYQIEGYREGDLVKMSILVNAEPVDALSMLVHRDRAETRGRGMVEKMKELIPPHMFQIPIQAAIGGRIIARETVRALRKDVTAKCYGGDATRKRKLLDKQKEGKKRMRQFGKVEIPQEAFIAALKMDAD; encoded by the coding sequence ATGACGACCCCGCTCTCCAAGATCCGCAACTTCTCGATCGTGGCCCACATCGACCACGGCAAGTCGACCCTGTCCGACCGGCTCATCCAGGAGACCGGCGCGCTGACCCAGCGCGAGATGACCGAGCAGGTCCTCGACAACATGGACATCGAGCGCGAGCGGGGCATCACCATCAAGGCCCAGACCGTGCGCCTGCACTACAAGGCCGACGACGGCGAGACCTATGTCCTCAACCTGATGGACACGCCCGGGCACGTGGACTTCGCCTATGAGGTCTCGCGCAGCCTGGCGGCCTGCGAGGGCTCGATTCTGGTGGTGGACGCCTCGCAGGGCGTCGAGGCCCAGACCCTGGCCAACGTCTACCAGGCGATCGACAACAACCACGAGATCGTGCCGGTCCTGAACAAGATCGACCTGCCGGCCGCCGAGCCCGAGCGGGTGCGCCAGCAGATCGAAGACGTCATCGGCCTCGACGCCTCCGACGCGGTGGAGTGCTCGGCCAAGACCGGCATCGGCATCCACGACGTGCTGGAAGCGGTGGTCAAACGCCTGCCGCCGCCGAAAGGCGACCCGGACGCGCCGCTGAAGGCCCTGCTGGTGGACGCCTGGTACGACGCCTATCTCGGCGTGATCGTGCTGGTGCGGGTGTTCGACGGCACCCTGCGCGCCGGCCAGAAGATCAAGATGATGCAGACGGGCGCCACCTACCAGATCGACCGGATCGGGGTGTTCAGGCCCAAGCGCACCGACCTGGAAGAGCTCGGCCCGGGCGAGGTCGGCTTCATCACCGCCCAGATCAAGGAAGTCGCCCACGCGGCCGTCGGCGACACCATCACCGACGAACGCAAGCCCACGGACAAGCCGCTGGCCGGCTTCCGCGAGGTGCAGCCGGTGGTGTTCTGCGGCCTCTTCCCCGTGGACGCCGCCGAGTTCGAGGACCTGCGGGCCGCCATCGGCCGCCTGCGCCTGAACGACGCCTCCTTCACCTACGAGATGGAGACCAGCGCGGCCCTGGGCTTTGGCTTCCGCTGCGGGTTCCTGGGCCTGCTGCACCTGGAGATCATCCAGGAGCGGCTCTCCCGCGAGTTCGACCTCGACCTGATCGCGACGGCGCCGTCGGTGGTCTATCGGATCAAGCTCACCAACGGCGACGAGATCGAGCTGCACAACCCGGCCGACCTGCCGGACCCGGTGAAGATCGAGGCCATCTCCGAGCCCTGGATCAAGGCGACCATCTTCACGCCCGACGAGTACCTGGGCGGCATCATCAAGCTCTGCCAGGACCGCCGGGGCGAGCAGCGCGAGCTGTCGTACGTCGGCACGCGGGCGATGGTGGTCTACGACCTGCCGCTCAACGAGGTGGTGTTCGACTTCTACGACCGGCTGAAGTCGATCTCTAAGGGCTATGCCTCCTTCGACTACCAGATCGAGGGCTACCGCGAGGGCGACCTCGTGAAGATGTCGATCCTGGTGAATGCCGAGCCGGTGGACGCGCTCTCCATGCTGGTCCACCGCGACCGCGCCGAGACCCGCGGCCGCGGGATGGTCGAGAAGATGAAGGAACTGATCCCGCCGCACATGTTCCAGATCCCGATCCAGGCGGCGATCGGCGGCCGGATCATCGCCCGCGAGACGGTGCGGGCGCTGCGCAAGGACGTGACGGCCAAGTGCTACGGCGGCGACGCCACCCGCAAGCGCAAGCTCCTCGACAAGCAGAAGGAGGGCAAGAAGCGCATGCGCCAGTTCGGCAAGGTCGAGATCCCGCAGGAAGCCTTCATCGCCGCCCTGAAGATGGACGCGGACTGA
- a CDS encoding DUF1134 domain-containing protein produces the protein MDRRTLIVSGLVSLGAASFAHAQTETRTLPPAEPRGAAPPPPPPPPEAPPTPNSTPAYPAEGAPPPHAKTYSEDEIVGSVSDFLGVTAESAGAAVERIFAKQGRPTAYIAGTEGSGAIGIGARYGKGLLYMKDRAPIEVYWQGPSIGFDTGGNASRVFTLCYHLDDPNLIFQRFPGVEGSAYFIGGIGVNYQQADEIILAPMRAGIGFRLGANVGYLAYTRKRHILPF, from the coding sequence ATGGACCGCCGTACGCTGATCGTCTCCGGACTCGTGAGCCTGGGGGCTGCGAGCTTCGCACACGCCCAGACCGAGACCCGCACCCTGCCGCCGGCCGAGCCGCGCGGCGCCGCGCCGCCTCCTCCTCCGCCGCCGCCCGAAGCCCCGCCGACCCCCAACTCGACGCCCGCCTATCCGGCCGAGGGCGCGCCCCCGCCGCACGCCAAGACCTATTCCGAGGACGAGATCGTCGGCTCGGTCTCCGATTTCCTGGGCGTCACGGCCGAGAGCGCCGGCGCGGCCGTCGAGCGGATCTTCGCCAAGCAGGGCCGGCCCACCGCCTACATCGCCGGCACCGAGGGCTCCGGCGCCATCGGCATCGGCGCGCGCTACGGCAAGGGCCTGCTCTACATGAAGGACCGCGCGCCCATCGAGGTCTACTGGCAGGGCCCGTCGATCGGCTTCGACACCGGCGGCAACGCCAGCCGCGTCTTCACCCTCTGCTACCACCTCGACGACCCGAACCTGATCTTCCAGCGCTTCCCGGGGGTCGAGGGCTCGGCCTATTTCATCGGCGGCATCGGGGTGAACTACCAGCAGGCGGACGAGATCATCCTGGCGCCCATGCGCGCGGGCATCGGCTTCCGGCTGGGCGCGAACGTCGGCTACCTGGCCTACACCCGCAAGCGCCACATCCTGCCGTTCTGA
- a CDS encoding sterol desaturase family protein translates to MAPVIKFLVDDALGLWQALVALAMLAVVFAALARVVKPATWVEDGRSALPQARITMVLSVVDQLTVTPAVSLFVAWLGTWLRERGLGFEAPALWATIGPAPTLFATVFVGDFVGYWRHRAQHSKWLWPAHAIHHSDTHMTWFTLERMHPVDRFGSALDTVILAALGFPFWAQAGNVFVRHYYGYVIHADVPWTLGKAGLLFNSPVMHRWHHARDVPGAGWNFATVFSVFDRAFGTYHQPGPCEVPLGVREDMGKGAMGQYLHPLKVWSAALRPGRTKVILPAE, encoded by the coding sequence TTGGCGCCGGTCATCAAGTTCCTCGTCGACGACGCGCTCGGTCTCTGGCAGGCCCTGGTCGCCCTCGCCATGCTGGCGGTGGTCTTCGCCGCCCTGGCGCGCGTGGTGAAGCCTGCCACCTGGGTCGAGGACGGCCGCTCCGCCCTGCCGCAGGCGCGCATCACCATGGTGCTGTCCGTGGTCGACCAGCTCACCGTCACACCCGCGGTCTCGCTCTTCGTCGCCTGGCTCGGGACCTGGCTGCGCGAGCGCGGCCTGGGCTTCGAGGCGCCGGCGCTCTGGGCCACCATCGGGCCGGCGCCGACCCTCTTCGCCACCGTCTTCGTCGGCGACTTCGTCGGCTACTGGCGCCACCGCGCCCAGCATTCGAAGTGGCTGTGGCCGGCCCACGCCATCCACCACTCCGACACCCACATGACCTGGTTCACGCTCGAGCGCATGCACCCGGTCGACCGCTTCGGCTCGGCGCTGGACACCGTGATCCTCGCCGCCCTCGGCTTCCCCTTCTGGGCCCAGGCCGGCAACGTCTTCGTGCGTCACTACTACGGCTACGTGATCCACGCCGACGTGCCCTGGACGCTCGGCAAGGCGGGCCTCTTGTTCAACTCGCCGGTCATGCACCGCTGGCACCACGCCCGCGACGTGCCGGGCGCCGGCTGGAACTTCGCGACGGTGTTCTCGGTCTTCGACCGCGCGTTCGGCACCTACCACCAGCCGGGCCCCTGCGAGGTCCCGCTCGGCGTGCGCGAGGACATGGGCAAGGGCGCGATGGGCCAGTACCTGCACCCGCTGAAGGTCTGGTCGGCTGCGCTGCGTCCAGGCCGGACGAAGGTCATCCTTCCGGCCGAGTGA
- a CDS encoding TIGR00645 family protein, with the protein MAEPDRTPSRKPAAERALELWIFRSRWLLAPFYIGLIVALGALLVVFANEAVHELSGVMSMKPEGAILMALSMIDLSLAANLLLIVIFSGYENFVSKIDTGGDEDRPDWMGAVDFSGLKLKLIASIVAISAIALLKAFMKLTEGEGPDDRTLAWLVGVHVTFVVSGVLLALMDWLSGKTEKH; encoded by the coding sequence ATGGCCGAGCCCGACCGAACCCCGTCCCGCAAGCCCGCCGCCGAACGTGCGCTGGAGCTCTGGATCTTCCGCTCCCGCTGGCTGCTGGCGCCGTTCTACATCGGGCTGATCGTGGCGCTCGGCGCCCTGCTCGTCGTGTTCGCCAACGAGGCGGTCCACGAGCTGTCAGGCGTGATGTCGATGAAGCCGGAGGGCGCGATCCTCATGGCCCTGTCGATGATCGACCTGTCGCTGGCGGCCAACCTGCTGCTGATCGTGATCTTCTCGGGCTACGAGAACTTCGTCTCGAAGATCGACACCGGCGGGGACGAGGACCGGCCCGACTGGATGGGGGCGGTGGATTTCTCGGGCCTGAAGCTGAAGCTCATCGCCTCGATCGTGGCGATCAGCGCCATCGCCCTCCTCAAGGCCTTCATGAAGCTCACCGAGGGCGAGGGGCCGGACGACCGGACCCTGGCCTGGCTGGTCGGGGTGCACGTGACCTTCGTGGTCTCGGGCGTGCTGCTGGCGCTGATGGACTGGCTGTCGGGCAAGACCGAGAAGCACTGA
- a CDS encoding serine hydrolase domain-containing protein, whose protein sequence is MLRTLLAPVLAFATLPLAGCGTLSPVRAARVPTAMAAHEICSATFVSGQDPERFYREAVAPQVAPLAGLLRRDVDRQGQAVTTSLAGLARSRAVFRGPLGCVIDEGVTPPAVALPRERAPALLAPIAGPAPVEPADPALKAALDRAFAEPAAAPHRWTHAVVIVHDGRIVAERYGPGYGVDTPVHGWSMTKTATNALLGVLVRQGRLSMEAPAPVAAWADPRDPRHAITPDELLRMTSGLKLGQSLMSDWRTAFDPAAQTMFAVPDMAGAAAAAPLAHAPGTSWTYSDGSTAILARIVTNATGGPAGVQAFARREVFDRLGMEDVTLETDAMGSPIGATQMLASARDWARLGLLYLDDGVVGGERILPAGWVAYSTRLTPGSERFGYGAGLWVNGDNDGARATRPHMPAGSFMARGARGQYVVVVPSARLVVVRLGDADTFAGDIRAADRLVGDAVAWANARR, encoded by the coding sequence ATGCTTCGCACCTTGCTCGCTCCTGTCCTGGCGTTCGCCACCCTGCCCCTCGCCGGCTGCGGCACGCTGAGTCCCGTCCGCGCCGCGCGCGTGCCGACCGCCATGGCGGCGCACGAGATCTGCTCGGCCACCTTCGTCTCGGGTCAGGACCCGGAGCGGTTCTATCGCGAGGCGGTGGCGCCGCAGGTCGCGCCCTTGGCGGGGCTGCTGCGCCGCGATGTCGACCGCCAGGGCCAGGCGGTCACCACCAGCCTGGCGGGCCTGGCCCGCAGCCGGGCGGTGTTCCGCGGGCCGCTGGGCTGCGTCATCGATGAGGGCGTGACCCCGCCGGCCGTCGCCCTGCCGCGCGAGCGGGCGCCGGCCCTGCTGGCGCCGATCGCCGGACCCGCGCCCGTTGAGCCTGCCGACCCGGCGCTGAAGGCCGCGCTCGACCGCGCCTTCGCCGAGCCGGCGGCGGCGCCGCACCGCTGGACCCATGCGGTGGTGATCGTCCACGACGGCCGGATCGTCGCCGAGCGCTACGGCCCGGGTTATGGCGTCGACACTCCGGTGCACGGCTGGTCGATGACCAAGACGGCGACCAATGCGCTGCTCGGCGTGCTGGTCCGACAAGGCCGGCTGTCGATGGAGGCGCCGGCGCCCGTGGCCGCCTGGGCCGATCCGCGCGATCCGCGCCACGCCATCACGCCCGACGAGTTGCTGCGGATGACCAGCGGGCTGAAGCTCGGCCAGTCGCTGATGTCGGACTGGCGCACGGCCTTCGATCCCGCCGCCCAGACGATGTTCGCGGTTCCGGACATGGCCGGGGCCGCCGCGGCCGCGCCCCTCGCGCATGCGCCCGGGACCAGCTGGACCTATTCCGACGGCAGCACCGCCATCCTGGCGCGCATCGTCACGAACGCGACGGGCGGGCCGGCGGGCGTGCAGGCCTTCGCCCGCCGGGAGGTTTTCGACCGGCTCGGCATGGAGGATGTGACCCTGGAGACCGACGCCATGGGCTCGCCGATCGGCGCGACCCAGATGCTGGCGAGCGCGCGGGACTGGGCGCGGCTCGGCCTGCTCTACCTGGACGATGGGGTGGTGGGCGGCGAGCGGATCCTGCCCGCCGGGTGGGTCGCCTATTCCACGCGCCTGACGCCGGGCAGCGAGCGGTTCGGCTACGGCGCGGGGCTGTGGGTCAACGGCGACAACGATGGCGCGCGGGCGACGCGGCCGCACATGCCGGCCGGCAGCTTCATGGCCCGCGGGGCGCGCGGGCAGTACGTGGTCGTGGTCCCCTCGGCGCGGCTGGTGGTGGTCAGGCTCGGCGACGCCGACACCTTCGCCGGCGACATCCGCGCCGCCGACCGGCTGGTCGGCGACGCCGTGGCCTGGGCGAACGCCCGGCGCTGA
- a CDS encoding helix-turn-helix domain-containing protein — translation MFPGPAASPLFLIDLALRSGAAVLLALLAAVLLRDHGRQTAARLGAGFILSALAYVVSSAPGFDLAGPLGWPLGGLAVGVNVLFWLFARALFDDGFRPRPAHAVLWLAIVLMGLVQTASESLGPAPVAAALGTLRAVQAAGFALAAIAQALASWRSDLVEPRRRVRLVVVAAAFAHTILTVIAAVATRGRPAAPERLADVAALAVIALIAAWSLLRTDASGVLGAAPRQAAPATRDLDPAERKRLAELERLMREERLYRQDRLSIGEVAHRMGVAEYRLRRLINQSLGERNFNAFLNRFRIEEAKTALADPGQAEVPILTIALDAGFNSLGPFNRAFKADTGATPSDYRRTQLGGDLPNSKLGAKRASG, via the coding sequence ATGTTCCCGGGCCCGGCGGCGTCCCCGCTCTTCCTGATCGACCTTGCGCTGCGCAGCGGCGCGGCGGTGCTGCTGGCGCTGCTGGCCGCCGTGCTGCTCCGCGACCACGGCCGGCAGACCGCCGCCCGGCTCGGCGCCGGGTTCATCCTCAGCGCCCTGGCCTATGTGGTCAGCTCCGCCCCCGGCTTCGACCTTGCGGGCCCGCTCGGCTGGCCGCTCGGCGGCCTGGCGGTGGGGGTCAACGTCCTCTTCTGGCTGTTCGCCCGCGCGCTGTTCGACGACGGCTTCCGGCCGCGGCCCGCCCACGCCGTCCTCTGGCTGGCGATCGTGCTGATGGGCCTCGTCCAGACGGCCAGCGAGAGCCTGGGGCCCGCGCCGGTGGCGGCGGCGCTCGGCACGCTGCGCGCGGTCCAGGCGGCGGGCTTCGCCCTGGCGGCCATCGCCCAGGCGCTGGCGAGCTGGCGGTCCGACCTCGTGGAGCCGCGCCGGCGCGTGCGGCTGGTGGTGGTGGCGGCGGCCTTCGCCCACACCATCCTCACCGTGATCGCCGCCGTGGCGACGCGCGGCCGGCCGGCCGCGCCCGAGCGGCTGGCGGACGTCGCCGCGCTGGCGGTCATCGCGCTCATCGCCGCCTGGAGCCTGCTGCGGACCGACGCCAGCGGCGTGCTGGGCGCCGCGCCCCGCCAGGCCGCCCCGGCGACGCGCGATCTCGACCCGGCTGAGCGGAAGCGGCTCGCCGAGCTCGAGCGGCTGATGCGGGAGGAGCGGCTCTACCGCCAGGACCGTCTCTCGATCGGAGAGGTGGCGCACCGCATGGGGGTGGCCGAATACCGCCTGCGGCGGCTGATCAACCAGAGCCTGGGGGAGCGCAACTTCAACGCCTTCCTGAACCGCTTCCGGATCGAGGAGGCGAAAACCGCCCTGGCCGATCCCGGGCAGGCGGAGGTCCCGATCCTGACCATCGCGCTCGACGCCGGCTTCAACTCGCTGGGGCCGTTCAACCGCGCCTTCAAGGCCGACACCGGAGCGACGCCGAGCGACTATCGTCGCACGCAGCTGGGCGGCGACTTGCCGAATTCGAAACTCGGCGCGAAGCGCGCCTCCGGCTGA